The Candidatus Synechococcus calcipolaris G9 nucleotide sequence GACGTGCGCCCACATGACCATGTTGTGATCAAAGGTGCCGGAAGACCAAGTAAAGCATTAACGCAACGATCATGATTGATATTACTCTGGTTAATCAAAGCAATCAAGGGAGATGCATCGCAAAAAATCACTACCCTAATCCCGATGGTCTATAATTTTCAACCAAAAGGTCAGTGAATGCTTGTTTTGTATGTGCGGAAAGATTTGAAGGCTGGAACTGAACTCGACCTGCCCTACCTTTTAGGGCTTGATCTAAGGTCGTCCCGTTCTGAGGTTTTGAACTCTCATTAGGTAGTACTGTTAACCTTACACGCTGTCCGAACAGTTCAAGCGCGTGACGAAGAATTTCATCCCAGGTTCCTTCAAAAGAAGGCTACTCCATCAGACAACCTCCAAGCCATATTTTGAATAATGACAGGATTTCTACTGCCAGACACTAGCCTCAGACACACTCAAACAACAATGCCAACGGTAAGCTTGTAAGTACTATCGCCACAAGAGACTAGAGGGCTAACAGTGTCCACACCTGCAGCAAATAGACTCTATATCATCACCATACACCTTTCGGCAATCGGTGTGCATGGGCGTAGCCTGTTAAGTAGGTAGACCTAAGTATTCAGCATGCAGATCGGGACACAGGAAGGCTTTCAGCAATTTAGGACTACATTTAATTAGGTTCACTGACTTAGTATCCCCAAGGAACAAGAGTATCAGACTACTCTCTGATGTAGTTAACCTTAATTAAGGGGGTAAATCCGGCATCTATCAGAGTCCTTCTCCACTCTACAAGTTTCATATGGAGAATAATAGAATTAATATCTGAAAGTTTTTCAATTACCGTCTGTCGTTTTAGAATCATCCATAAGCATATTCCGTTTATTTCTACCGGTTCTTTATTTATCATGATACAATCAGCATTATTTTGAAGTATCTTAACGGTATTTATGGCTTGATCAATAACGTATGCCAATTTTTGTGGAGTACCCTTTTTCACAAAATATAAAACGCCATCCTTGTACAAATCCATCTTTTCGACTCTGTAACGTCCATCTAAGCTTTGCAAGTCTCTGTCGTAGTTTAGATATCCATCATTTTCACGCTCTTGGTTAAACCGAGCCTCATCAATCCCAGAGTTCACATCAAAAGCAGAATTGTAATCAAGTTTGATTTCATCAACTTTTTCCTCCAAAAATTCCACATACGATTGATTGAACTTATGCCAAACTCCGTCAATAAGGCAATAACGCTCGTCTTCTTTAATAAAATCTAGATAAAATTTGAGGGGCTTTGTATGATCACGTCCATATTCATTGTGGACTTTCACTTTTAAGTTATTTATTTCCTCTTGAATATTTATTCTGTGATTCCTCAAGAAGGCAACTAAAGATTCCAAATTCAGTTCATCCAGACGAACGGCTTCGTCACTTTTCCCCTTCAAATAAAGACTGTACTCATAGCTATCTGCAAAAATAAAATCCACTCCAGACATCGTAAATTCTTCTACGTTTATGCCTGAATCATTTTGAGTTCTTAAAATTGCCCTAGCCAAAGTTTTGTCCAGACGTTGAATTATACGACCATCTTTTACAATATCAACTTTTGGCAGTTTCACTCTAATTGGTTGACTGAGAACATCTTCTATTTCATTTATGACAGTTGGAATTTCTAAAGGTTGTTTTGCTATATTAAGATGCACGGACTTTCCGAAGCTAACCATTTTTCCCCATCTAGCTGAATCGATGGTTTTACCCTTTATATAGTGCATTGACTCTCCACTGTCGAACATTACTTGACTACCTTGCTGATATGTGGTAATCATTTTGCTTTTTGCGCTTTTATAATATTTTGAGTTTTTGATTTTGAGGTCATTTTCATCAATTATTCTTTCTGCCAAATTCAATCCAAACTCTGAATCACAAAATTGACTTAAGTAGAAATGTGCTTTACCTAGACTAATAGCATAACAAATTTCACTTCCTGAAATAAGAAGGACTCCAAAATGCATTAGATTCTTGGGCGTTTCTACATCTCCTAAAAACTCCTGATATGTTTCAACCCACCAAATTTCGATTTCATCAGGTTCACTAGAAA carries:
- a CDS encoding DUF6119 family protein, translating into MPKYNLYRIPKDQEEDLIAKLRLSGLEQIGEQEVEGFQMKFFFSSEPDEIEIWWVETYQEFLGDVETPKNLMHFGVLLISGSEICYAISLGKAHFYLSQFCDSEFGLNLAERIIDENDLKIKNSKYYKSAKSKMITTYQQGSQVMFDSGESMHYIKGKTIDSARWGKMVSFGKSVHLNIAKQPLEIPTVINEIEDVLSQPIRVKLPKVDIVKDGRIIQRLDKTLARAILRTQNDSGINVEEFTMSGVDFIFADSYEYSLYLKGKSDEAVRLDELNLESLVAFLRNHRINIQEEINNLKVKVHNEYGRDHTKPLKFYLDFIKEDERYCLIDGVWHKFNQSYVEFLEEKVDEIKLDYNSAFDVNSGIDEARFNQERENDGYLNYDRDLQSLDGRYRVEKMDLYKDGVLYFVKKGTPQKLAYVIDQAINTVKILQNNADCIMINKEPVEINGICLWMILKRQTVIEKLSDINSIILHMKLVEWRRTLIDAGFTPLIKVNYIRE